One Candidatus Bathyarchaeota archaeon DNA segment encodes these proteins:
- a CDS encoding PAC2 family protein gives MAVPINFVEKSPIPSGATMLCGFPDVGLVGVLASSHVISELNLVEMAYVDSDLLPPIVVLHEGLPHAPIRIFGNDDLLVTIAETAIPAGGVQRLMRSFVEWGKSKNVKMMIPIGGIPVQNRQDIEEPKVFGTASSLDMIKLLEQKGVNVLKEGYMVGPQALIMRYCAERSIPAIALLAQSFYNYPDPEASAATLNQLAKVTGIKVDVSKLFEKGEEIRLRAKDVMKRTQRELTKMKKGQEYDLPLYV, from the coding sequence TTGGCAGTTCCTATAAATTTTGTGGAAAAAAGCCCAATTCCTTCTGGAGCCACAATGCTTTGCGGGTTCCCAGATGTTGGCCTTGTCGGCGTACTGGCTTCATCTCATGTTATTTCTGAGCTTAACTTAGTTGAAATGGCTTATGTTGACTCTGACCTGTTGCCGCCGATTGTTGTGTTACATGAAGGCTTGCCTCATGCGCCGATTCGTATATTTGGAAATGACGATTTGCTTGTTACGATTGCAGAAACTGCGATTCCGGCGGGGGGAGTTCAACGTCTTATGCGAAGTTTTGTAGAGTGGGGAAAGTCGAAGAACGTTAAGATGATGATTCCGATAGGTGGGATACCTGTGCAGAACCGTCAAGACATTGAAGAGCCTAAAGTGTTCGGTACCGCTTCGAGCCTTGACATGATCAAACTGTTGGAGCAGAAAGGCGTCAACGTGTTAAAGGAAGGCTACATGGTTGGGCCTCAAGCGTTAATCATGCGCTACTGCGCCGAACGCAGCATCCCAGCAATAGCTCTGCTCGCCCAATCATTCTACAACTATCCCGACCCAGAAGCCTCGGCAGCTACACTGAACCAATTAGCCAAAGTCACAGGCATAAAAGTGGACGTTTCCAAGCTGTTTGAGAAGGGAGAAGAAATTAGACTCAGGGCGAAAGATGTGATGAAACGTACTCAGCGGGAGTTGACTAAGATGAAGAAGGGGCAAGAGTATGACTTGCCGCTTTATGTTTAG